Proteins from one Cystobacter fuscus DSM 2262 genomic window:
- a CDS encoding SDR family oxidoreductase, which translates to MTKEFEGKVAVVTGAASGIGLASSAMMLAEGARVVLVDRNEAALQAICSQYGDTAIPLVVDLLDPRDCATLVPRVLETTGRIDILHANAGTYVGGDLVDADTHAIDRMLNLNVNVVMKNVHDVLPHMIQRRTGDIIITSSLAAHYPTPWEPVYASSKWAINCFVQTVRRQVFKHGLRVGSISPGPVISALLADWPPEKLKEAKESGSLLEASEVADVVRFMLTRPRGMTIRDVVMLPTNFDL; encoded by the coding sequence ATGACCAAGGAGTTTGAAGGCAAGGTGGCCGTCGTCACGGGAGCGGCGTCGGGCATTGGGCTGGCGAGCAGCGCGATGATGCTGGCTGAAGGCGCGCGCGTCGTGCTGGTGGACCGCAATGAGGCCGCACTCCAGGCGATTTGCAGCCAGTACGGCGACACGGCGATTCCCCTGGTCGTCGACCTGCTCGATCCCAGGGACTGTGCGACGCTGGTGCCTCGAGTGTTGGAGACGACAGGGCGGATCGACATCCTGCACGCGAATGCCGGGACGTATGTGGGGGGCGACCTTGTCGACGCCGACACGCACGCAATCGACCGGATGCTGAACCTGAACGTCAACGTGGTGATGAAGAATGTGCACGACGTGCTGCCGCACATGATCCAGCGCCGGACCGGGGACATCATCATCACGAGTTCGCTGGCAGCTCACTACCCGACGCCGTGGGAGCCAGTCTATGCGTCGTCCAAATGGGCGATCAATTGCTTTGTCCAGACCGTGCGGCGCCAGGTGTTCAAGCACGGCCTGCGCGTCGGCTCGATCTCCCCTGGCCCGGTGATCAGCGCGCTGCTCGCCGACTGGCCACCCGAAAAGCTCAAGGAAGCAAAGGAATCAGGCAGCCTGCTGGAGGCCAGTGAGGTGGCGGACGTTGTTCGGTTCATGCTCACGCGACCGCGCGGAATGACCATCCGAGACGTTGTCATGTTGCCCACCAATTTCGATCTATAG
- a CDS encoding phospholipase D-like domain-containing protein, producing MHGTKKLCLLTLALGLSACVSSNGARISDFSLRGEIPTDPEGFDLALYETLGTRFTTGNQVEWIDNGALFELIEKDVRTAKSSINIVLFIWRSGQPGDSLAEQIAARTKTGVVCRVLLDPFGSTDLEIVKPQLERAGCDVRVFRPLPADETLGRNHRKLVIVDGRVGYTGGFGVHTSWLGDARNEKEWRDVAIRAEGPVVAQMQQAFAENWQEMGGVLLPASDFAAMYAPPKPGGARAAFITSTPNPELTRAERSILLMCKAARKRLWIGQSYFTPTSTLLALLVDQAHAGVDTRVLTPGDKNDQPVITAFQRRSYPDLATAGVRIWEWPISMMHSKVILADDHLVMVGSINFDILSFRLLEEGALIVDDEAFARQAERAFLSDFQKSVEVSLPWTHSREGEKK from the coding sequence ATGCATGGAACGAAGAAGCTGTGTCTCCTGACGCTGGCCCTGGGGTTATCGGCCTGTGTCTCCTCCAATGGCGCGCGGATCTCGGACTTCTCCCTGCGCGGCGAGATCCCCACGGACCCGGAGGGGTTCGATCTGGCCCTCTACGAGACCCTGGGCACCCGCTTCACCACGGGCAACCAGGTGGAGTGGATCGACAACGGCGCGCTCTTCGAACTCATCGAGAAGGACGTGCGCACGGCGAAATCCTCCATCAACATCGTGCTGTTCATCTGGCGCTCCGGTCAGCCTGGGGACTCGCTCGCCGAGCAGATCGCCGCGCGCACGAAGACGGGCGTCGTCTGCCGGGTGCTGCTGGATCCGTTTGGAAGCACCGACCTGGAGATCGTGAAGCCCCAGTTGGAGCGGGCAGGCTGTGACGTGCGCGTCTTCCGGCCCCTGCCCGCCGACGAGACGCTGGGGCGCAACCACCGCAAGCTCGTCATCGTGGATGGGCGCGTCGGGTACACGGGCGGCTTCGGGGTCCACACGAGCTGGCTCGGGGACGCACGCAACGAGAAGGAGTGGCGGGACGTCGCGATACGGGCCGAGGGGCCCGTCGTGGCGCAGATGCAGCAGGCGTTCGCGGAGAACTGGCAGGAGATGGGGGGCGTGCTGCTGCCCGCCTCGGACTTCGCGGCCATGTACGCGCCCCCCAAGCCCGGAGGCGCGCGCGCCGCCTTCATCACCAGCACGCCCAACCCGGAGCTGACCCGCGCCGAGCGCAGCATCCTCCTGATGTGCAAGGCGGCCCGCAAGCGGCTGTGGATCGGCCAGTCGTACTTCACGCCCACCTCCACGCTGCTCGCGCTCCTGGTGGATCAGGCGCACGCGGGGGTGGACACGCGGGTGCTCACCCCCGGTGACAAGAACGACCAGCCCGTCATCACCGCCTTCCAGCGGAGGTCCTACCCGGACCTCGCCACCGCGGGCGTGCGCATCTGGGAGTGGCCCATCTCCATGATGCACTCCAAGGTCATCCTCGCGGACGACCACCTGGTCATGGTGGGCTCCATCAACTTCGACATCCTCTCCTTCCGGTTGCTGGAGGAGGGGGCGCTCATCGTCGACGACGAGGCCTTCGCCAGACAGGCGGAGCGCGCCTTCCTCTCCGACTTCCAGAAGTCCGTCGAGGTCAGCCTGCCCTGGACCCACTCGCGCGAGGGCGAGAAGAAGTAG
- a CDS encoding Uma2 family endonuclease, which produces MGEIIDDELWAFPRPAKWHARATTVLMARLGNTFDLGQGGPGGWWLLLEPELHLGRQVLVPDLAGWRRERVPGLLERDDPFFDVAPDWVCEVLSPSTAALDRGRKPALYHQEGVRHSWLVDPRAHSLEVYRRGRKGWTLAARHTGEETIRAEPFDAEPLELGLLWAPKSIPPAPRP; this is translated from the coding sequence GTGGGGGAAATCATCGACGACGAGCTGTGGGCCTTTCCCCGGCCGGCGAAGTGGCATGCCCGAGCGACCACGGTGCTCATGGCCCGGTTGGGTAACACCTTCGACCTCGGGCAGGGGGGACCCGGGGGATGGTGGCTCCTGCTCGAACCGGAATTGCACCTGGGCCGCCAGGTGCTGGTGCCGGATCTGGCGGGCTGGCGCCGGGAGCGGGTGCCGGGGCTGCTGGAGCGGGATGACCCCTTCTTCGACGTCGCGCCCGATTGGGTGTGCGAGGTGCTCTCCCCATCCACGGCCGCGCTGGACCGGGGGCGCAAACCCGCCCTCTATCACCAGGAAGGCGTGAGGCACTCCTGGCTCGTGGACCCCCGGGCCCACTCCCTCGAGGTGTACCGCCGGGGAAGGAAGGGCTGGACGCTGGCCGCTCGTCACACAGGGGAGGAGACAATCCGCGCCGAGCCCTTCGACGCCGAGCCGCTGGAATTGGGGCTGCTCTGGGCTCCGAAATCCATTCCCCCGGCGCCCCGGCCCTGA
- a CDS encoding glycoside hydrolase family 5 protein — protein MQINDSSYQGEKGTWRRGLFAGAAFGLAALCGFSPSEAHALNMLKTSGRNIVDSTTGAVVRLRGVNLGGWLVQERWMTPLDSGNLPDTYSVMKELDRRFGVATEQSLMKTYQDNWITTTDLDNIRAGGYNVVRVPVWWGNFYALDNVSNSGWRADAFEKLDWIVNNAGARGLYVIIDMHGVVGGQSLSDTTGQANRNEYWVNGSHQGNTAWMWWQIANHFKGNGTVAGYDLINEPIGAPSASAVWSAYDSLYKSVRSVDPAHMIFLEGAYGNWNWNMLPNPAQYGWTNVVYEMHEYQYNGSAAQVQQGATNQVTDFNNHASWNVPGYIGEFNSMGTGASTWAATKKTYDNAGLSWTMWSYKATHGLVPDSWGWYDPTWWPATPNISTDSAATISSKWQQWKTTTSFGKNTSISM, from the coding sequence ATGCAAATCAACGACAGCTCGTACCAGGGAGAGAAGGGGACGTGGCGCCGGGGCCTGTTCGCGGGAGCGGCGTTCGGACTGGCGGCGCTTTGCGGCTTCTCGCCGTCCGAGGCCCACGCGCTCAACATGCTCAAGACGAGCGGGCGCAACATCGTGGACTCCACCACGGGCGCCGTCGTGCGGCTGCGTGGCGTCAACCTGGGCGGCTGGCTGGTGCAGGAGCGGTGGATGACGCCGCTGGACAGCGGCAACCTCCCGGACACCTACAGCGTCATGAAGGAACTGGACCGGCGCTTTGGCGTGGCCACCGAGCAGAGCCTGATGAAGACGTATCAGGACAATTGGATCACCACCACGGACCTGGATAACATCCGCGCCGGTGGCTACAACGTCGTGCGCGTTCCGGTGTGGTGGGGCAACTTCTACGCGCTCGACAACGTGTCCAACTCGGGCTGGCGCGCGGATGCCTTCGAGAAGCTGGACTGGATCGTGAACAACGCGGGGGCTCGCGGCCTCTACGTCATCATCGACATGCACGGCGTGGTGGGCGGGCAGAGCCTGTCGGACACCACCGGCCAGGCCAACCGCAACGAGTACTGGGTCAATGGCAGCCACCAGGGCAACACCGCGTGGATGTGGTGGCAGATCGCCAACCACTTCAAGGGCAACGGCACGGTGGCGGGGTATGATCTCATCAACGAGCCCATCGGCGCGCCGAGCGCCTCGGCCGTGTGGAGCGCCTACGACAGCCTCTACAAGAGCGTGCGCTCCGTGGATCCCGCCCACATGATCTTCCTGGAGGGCGCCTACGGGAACTGGAACTGGAACATGCTGCCCAACCCCGCGCAGTACGGTTGGACCAACGTGGTCTACGAGATGCACGAGTACCAGTACAACGGCAGCGCGGCCCAGGTGCAGCAGGGCGCCACCAACCAGGTGACGGACTTCAACAACCACGCCTCGTGGAACGTCCCCGGCTACATCGGTGAGTTCAACTCCATGGGCACCGGCGCCTCCACCTGGGCGGCCACGAAGAAGACGTACGACAACGCGGGCCTGAGCTGGACCATGTGGTCCTACAAGGCCACCCACGGCCTCGTGCCGGACAGCTGGGGCTGGTACGACCCGACCTGGTGGCCCGCCACGCCCAACATCTCCACGGACTCGGCCGCCACCATCTCCAGCAAGTGGCAGCAGTGGAAGACGACCACGTCCTTCGGCAAGAACACCTCCATCAGCATGTAG
- a CDS encoding ferritin-like domain-containing protein — MSTFVLPHVPGEELFELGMLGGNVERRYRKLRPEVEALPWGTLRPEEFPEHLVLAARRAWTEAAFQEHRTAAACTATLQALIAARAPLDLISMACRFPLDEMVHVELCARLASELGGGIPLLHDPLGMVPPPQPGRALAQAAELVVRYFCVGEAISIPLLRGTWRSATHPLVKAVLGRIVKDEAAHGQFGWMFLDWALPMLEEDEREVLREAAGKTIAAVRENQARVAAQAEEEPAEIHALGWMKSRAYLDLARKSMETEVLAPLRARGLEPR; from the coding sequence ATGAGTACGTTCGTCCTGCCCCACGTCCCCGGCGAGGAGCTGTTCGAGCTGGGGATGCTCGGAGGCAACGTCGAGCGCCGCTACCGCAAGCTCCGGCCCGAGGTGGAGGCACTCCCCTGGGGGACGCTCCGCCCGGAGGAGTTTCCCGAACACCTCGTCCTCGCGGCGCGGAGGGCCTGGACCGAGGCCGCCTTCCAGGAGCACCGCACCGCCGCCGCGTGCACCGCGACGCTGCAGGCGCTCATCGCCGCGCGGGCGCCGTTGGATCTCATCTCCATGGCATGCCGCTTCCCACTCGACGAGATGGTCCACGTCGAGCTGTGCGCGCGGCTGGCGAGCGAGCTGGGCGGAGGCATCCCCCTCCTGCATGATCCGCTGGGGATGGTTCCACCGCCCCAGCCGGGCCGTGCGCTCGCGCAGGCAGCGGAGCTCGTCGTCCGCTACTTCTGCGTGGGCGAAGCCATCTCCATCCCCCTGCTCCGAGGCACCTGGCGCTCCGCGACGCACCCGCTGGTGAAGGCGGTGCTGGGACGGATCGTGAAGGACGAGGCCGCGCACGGGCAGTTCGGGTGGATGTTCCTGGACTGGGCACTGCCCATGCTGGAGGAGGACGAGCGGGAGGTGCTCCGCGAGGCGGCGGGGAAGACGATCGCCGCGGTCCGGGAGAACCAGGCCCGCGTCGCCGCACAGGCAGAGGAGGAGCCCGCCGAGATCCATGCACTCGGGTGGATGAAGTCGCGGGCCTACCTGGACCTCGCGCGCAAGTCGATGGAGACCGAGGTGCTCGCTCCGTTGAGGGCACGCGGGCTCGAACCCCGCTGA
- a CDS encoding phospholipase D-like domain-containing protein, whose amino-acid sequence MNAADIDAILSATLEDRKLTRTEKQALQAVLEERKASEALLALFRSRAFELARDSVSDHRARQVITWLEDMVKTLLPAREASQVDVQFSPGEGPLRTIVRLIGEARGSADVCVFTLTDDRITRVLLEAHARGLRLRVVSDDDKALDPGSDVHRLREAGIPVRLDRTEAHMHHKFAVFDRMRLLTGSYNWTRSAASENHENVLVSDDPRLVQAFCRAFDELWTSLE is encoded by the coding sequence ATGAACGCCGCCGACATCGACGCCATCCTCTCCGCCACCCTGGAGGATCGGAAGCTCACCCGGACCGAGAAGCAGGCGCTCCAGGCCGTGTTGGAGGAGCGCAAGGCGAGTGAAGCCCTCCTGGCGCTCTTCCGCTCACGGGCGTTCGAGCTGGCGCGCGACTCCGTCTCCGACCATCGGGCCCGCCAGGTCATCACCTGGCTGGAGGACATGGTGAAGACGCTGCTGCCCGCGCGCGAGGCGAGCCAGGTGGATGTCCAGTTCAGTCCGGGAGAGGGCCCGCTGCGCACCATCGTGCGGCTCATCGGCGAGGCCCGGGGCAGCGCGGACGTGTGTGTCTTCACCCTCACGGATGATCGCATCACCCGGGTGCTGCTCGAGGCGCACGCGCGCGGCTTGCGGCTGCGCGTGGTGTCGGACGACGACAAGGCCCTGGATCCAGGCTCGGACGTCCATCGGCTGCGCGAGGCGGGCATTCCCGTGCGCCTGGACCGCACCGAGGCGCACATGCACCACAAGTTCGCGGTGTTCGACCGGATGCGCCTGCTCACCGGCAGCTACAACTGGACCCGCTCGGCCGCGTCCGAGAACCACGAGAATGTGCTCGTGTCGGATGATCCCCGGCTCGTGCAGGCCTTCTGCCGCGCCTTCGACGAGCTGTGGACGTCCCTGGAGTAG
- a CDS encoding DUF697 domain-containing protein, with amino-acid sequence MNAEKAARNWVEESATRAAAAGAIPLPIPGAHTALTSAIEAYMIYHVAGIYGETLTLGEALALVPTLGTGIVVRTVATSVLGETVGQIPLVGWLIKGAASGGTAFAMGIAAVSYFEKKYPKREATPFETASLKDWVKAALAQLGFRIS; translated from the coding sequence ATGAACGCGGAGAAGGCGGCACGCAATTGGGTCGAGGAGAGCGCGACGCGCGCGGCGGCGGCGGGAGCCATCCCGCTGCCCATCCCGGGAGCGCACACGGCGCTCACGTCGGCCATCGAGGCCTACATGATCTACCACGTGGCCGGCATCTACGGAGAGACGCTCACGCTCGGCGAGGCGCTCGCGCTCGTGCCCACGCTGGGCACGGGCATCGTCGTGCGCACGGTGGCCACCTCGGTGCTGGGTGAGACGGTGGGCCAGATTCCCCTCGTGGGCTGGCTGATCAAGGGCGCGGCGAGTGGTGGCACCGCCTTCGCCATGGGCATCGCCGCGGTGAGCTACTTCGAGAAGAAGTACCCCAAGCGCGAGGCCACCCCGTTCGAGACCGCGTCCCTCAAGGATTGGGTGAAGGCCGCCCTGGCGCAGCTGGGCTTCCGGATCTCCTGA